A stretch of DNA from Scomber scombrus chromosome 9, fScoSco1.1, whole genome shotgun sequence:
ATAACAGTATTATTGTGAGATGGTGGTGAGTAATTCTGAACCTTTAAGATAAATTACTTCCCTTGCTCCTGCAACCTGTAAGATATATTCACACAGGTTTTTTTCATATCCATATATTCTGGgttatatttacagttttatttattctatttcagTTCAGTGCAGCTGCTACATTCACCCTCTAGTGTTTATTAGACCaagtttttataataaataattaaagtaaaGGTATATATAAGATACATGCCCACATTCCACAAATATGACCTAATTCTGCTTTGCATATACAGTTCAAACATACTTTATTGATTAACAATGATTGGATATGGCTCAGTACTAATTCACCTCTTGGACAGCATATTAATTGTGGTCAAACTGCCGACTTCTATTTCAATATAAAGAGGAAATTGATTTGCCGGCCTGTTTCATTGTTATTCTCGTGTTGTTTTTCAGTGGGGTGAAATGTGAATGAGCTGGAATAACAGAATCGAGCGGCGGCTGCGGACGCTAGGTGTCACCCTTGTGACTTTGAAATCGGCCTGCTCTCCACCAGGGTGTGATGGCGGCTGAGTGCGCGATTGGTGAGAGGCAGGCAGACCGGCTGCATgggaggagagtgtgtgtgtgtgtgtgtgtgtgtgtgtgtgtgtgtgtgtgtgtgtgtgtgtgtgtgtgtgtgtgtgtgtgtgagagagagagagagagagacagagagagagagagagagagagagagagagatatgtgCAGGGGCCACCAGTGGAACTTGATATTTACCCTTTTCATTCTCACAGTAGTTTTCTTACTTTCATTGGCTGACATATGACAGAAAAGGAGAGACTTGTTCGCATCACGAGGAGCTTAAAATAATGTCTGTCTGAATTATATTGAGATAACAGGGATGGGAAGGGACGTACTCAATAATAGCCAATCATTGATTTGGTTTTGGAAAGTCAATATTAACCTTTATAAATGTGGACTTTGCAGCTGAATAACACAAGCTACTGAATAACACTGAAGggaattaaaatattttcttgatgttaaaaatattttctctaTAAGTAAGCATAGCCCATTGTAGGCTGACGTCTACTGTTGACGTGTTCATCTAAAAATACTTAATATTCAAATCATTAGATGCAATTTATAGTAACCAGCCATCAAACAGTCCTTGTCTATTGGCTTTGAccttaaataaactgaaatcaaTTACTGACCAACACATGctcttgacattttaaagaatataacTAAGTATTTAAcgcaatgtgtgtgtttttgtgtaattGATGGGGGGCTCAAGGGGGTTATTTACTCGGAAAACCTTTTAGATTTGTATTTTCTTGACAcccatgaaaaaaaaacgtGAGTTATTAAGTATTGATTTAGCCTATGGCAAGATTTCCTCCCTGCATGTTGCAACATGAAAACGGTAATCTAATGTTTGTTCATTATGGGGAATTGCCTCACTGTGCTGCCGGAGGCCACATGCATAAAAATCTGTAGATTCATGACTAAAACTGTGTGTTCCCACAAAGCCAGAAATATGCATACCTATTCTTTTCGTCAGATTTATAAAGCCGCGCGCACGCATGGTTCAGTGTAATGAATCTCAGTCACTGTGGAACTGGGCGCAAATGCGCGAGCCTAATTTCCACTCCCACAATTAGCCATAAATGGATGAAGACACGCCCTAAACCAGatgtttttatatcaacatGACGCCTGCTCCATCAGTCTGTACACCtgtcaatgaaacaaacaggaaagaagACGTGCTGTTTCACAGATTGTGTTGCACCGTCGAGGTTCCCCAGCAAGAACAGCTGTCATTACGCGCGACCATTACGCACAGCTGTGCAGCTCTTTATACCGTCCCtattattaattcatcacatgGACCTGTTAACCATCGTCGGCAATGATTAGTTTGTAACTCATATCTTAACCGACTATACAAGGTGTGTCACAGCtaaggataaaataaaaagaatattgacagcaaaataaaaatggactCCCATGTAAATTAAAAGGATGATCATTTGAATCACCATTATGGTTGTAAATTGATGTGTAATCGCTGTGTAAacgcaaaaaaacacacaatcgGTGCAGCTGGTTATCAAGCAAAACACAAACGTTTTACTAAATAATTTCATCTGGCACCTTATATTTCATGCCAACCTCATCACTTCACCCTCAGGTCGCTTTAGAAAAACAGGTGTGCGCCTAGTTGCATGAGGTGCGCACACTCTTACCGCACAGTCTGTGTTTATAAATACCAGCTTATGTGCGTGAAATGGTGTATGCGTGGCTTATGCATATACGCATCGTTTATGCATCTGGCCTCTGGTGTTGCTCAAGTACACCGTGCACAATAGACGCAGGAGAGCCACGTTACACTATCAGTGATGTAACATAATGCGTACAGTTGCAACCGCTCTATAGATCAACAGACTTGTCTTTCATATAGTACAGAAGAGGATAACTGGAAATTATGTGTTACTCTACAGGGATGCTTGCACAGAGGTTACCAAACTTTGACATGAAACTGAGGCTCAAACATCCTACTGATAAAACCTCAGAGAGATTGTGTCCTCGAGATCCCGCTTAAGAGGGGACATAACCAGAAAAATATGACTTGTTACACATAATTGGCTACTGTAGctgaagagaaaacaacaagGACAAATCAGTAAAAAGTTACCCGTAGCTTCCTTTCTCTTGATCTGCTGAGGGGAATTAGTCTgctgttctctttttttctgcaggacCCGTGAGACCTCTCTCGAAGACCCCCATGGGTCCCCAGACCCCACTTTTGGAACCGCTGCTCTAACGATCATCTAATACACAGCTCCATGTTTCAACTTGTACGCTGTAATTGCCCGTTGAGTCGCCCATCTGCAGGAGGACAGGTAGTTGGCCGTGTTTCATTGCTGTACTTTGCCCCACCCATCAGCAGCTCCCAGCCCTCCTGTGTAACCCCTGATTGGCTGAGGGGATTGCGGGTCCTGAGACTGAGCGCTCGGCTCGGAGCTGCGCGGCCGCCAGTGTGCACCAGTGAAGCGAGAGGAGCGCTTGGAGTCAACTGGCAACGAGtggtgatttcttttttttctgcttcaacCAGACTGGATATAGGCTACTGTGCTTCTAGTTTGCTGCAGCCCAACATGAAATACGTTTTGTACATACAGTAGGCTTTTGCATCGTTTCCTCCCACTGGCTCTACATTTTCAACGGATTTTTTGTGCGTGTTGCATGGACTAATTGTCGAGATATGCGCTGCCTTTCCAAGTGAGATACGGGGAAATTAATTAGTAAGTAAAAGCTTCAAGACTTGCGAAGGGGATTTAAGACTAAATGTGCTGGAAATAAAGAGGTAATCGGGACTTCAGTGATGTGATGAGACATTCCTGCAATTGCACCCCTGGTCTTTAGGCAAAGATATCCGGACTTAAGCTGTTGAATAATTGTGTGACTGCTGATCCTTTTTAGCTTTTTTCATCTGATGTGCAGTTTGAAATCATAAAGCTGCCGATCGAGGAGGAAATCTTTATCACTTGTTATATATCACCCAAAGAAAGATGTTTATCCAAAATGCGACTTAAATATTTGCTGGCATCAAGGCGGAGAATTTAAAACGGACTTTTGAACCCCATCACTCCATCTGCACGGaagatatacatttttattgtggaCTTGATCACAGGAATTCTCTATTTGTGTCTATGCAGTCCGAgcatttttcctcctttcagTTCACTTCAAAATGGACAGTTCCTCTTATGAGCCATGTGTAAGAGCAGTTTGCCGCTTGATGAGAGCTGCACGGATTTACACGGCTAAATCACGGTTGTGAGAAGATTCAGCATGTTTTCACAGATCTGTCGTCCCCAATGTTTCGTGCGCCGCAGTAGACCGGAGGATGTGCTCTGCCTGAGAAGAGTAAAATAGGCTAAGGCACTTGTTAGAATTATAGCTTCCACACCATGATataatttacatacacacaagctATTCGTAATCTTAACACTTTACTGGACATTTTAATGAGATTATTCATTTGGaacatgtttcctgttttctaTGACATGCATTATTGTGCGTAATTATCAAGGTCTTTATTAGGCAGAGAAAAACTCAACAGGTACAATGCAGACCAAGCAGATGGAATTAATACAATTAATTGCTGTGTTCCTCCTATTCTGGGTCGGGGTTGAGGCTGTTATCAACCTTAAATATGGAATAAACGAAGAGATGAAGCCCGGGTCAGTGATTGGAAACGTGACAAAGGATGCACTAAAGCAAGGATTTCAGATCGCACCGCAGCCCCCTTACTTACGGGTTATTTCCAATTCTGAACCACGATGGGTGGAACTCAGTCCAGCCGGAATCCTTACAACCCAAATGAAAATAGATCGGGATGTAGTTTGTCGACAGAACCCAAAGTGCATTATTTCCCTAGAAGTGATGTCAAACTCTATGGAGATCTGTGTCATCAAAGTAGAAATTGAGGATTTGAACGATAACGCGCCGAGATTCCCAACGAGCCACATTGACATTGAAATTTCAGAGAATGCCTCCCCTGGTACCAGGTTTCCCCTAGAGGGGGCAAGCGATCCGGACTCGGGGATCTTTGGAGTGCAATCATATTCTATCACCCCAAATGAGCTTTTCGGACTAGAAATAAAGACCAGAGGGGATGGGTCCAAAATTGCTGAACTTGTCGTGCAAAAATCGTTAGACAGAGAGACCCAGTCTCACTATACATATGAAATCAGCGCAGAAGATGGAGGAGACCCTCCAAAGATAGGCGCGGTCCAGTTAAATATCAAGGTAATTGATTCTAATGACAACAATCCTGTTTTTGACGAGCCAGTGTACACAGTCAATGTGATGGAGAATTCCCCTATCAATACATTAGTCATTGACTTGAATGCAACGGATCCTGACGAGGGCACTAATGGAGAGGTTGTGTACTCGTTCAACAGTTACGTCACCGAAAAAACGAGGGATGCGTTCAAAATTGACCCCAGAACCGGGATCATCACTGTCAACGGTGTTTTGGATTATGAAACAGCGCAAATATATGAGATCGACGTCCAGGCCAAAGATTTAGGTCCCAACTCTATCCCAGCTCACTGCAAAGTCACAGTGAATGTGATGGATACGAACGATAACCCACCTGTCATCAGTTTACTCTCACTGAACACAGAGATGGTCGAAGTTAGTGAAAATGCACAGCGTGGATATGTCATTGCATTAGTCAGGGTGTCTGATAAAGATTCTGGGGCAAACGGCAAAGTGCAGTGCAGGCTGCAGGGCAACGTACCGTTCAGACTTCAAGAATATGAGAGCTTCTCCACTATACTTGTTGATGGCAGGCTGGACAGAGAGCAAAAGGACACATATAACCTAACCATCCAAGCGGAGGACAGTGGCATCCCTCCTTTACGCGCCACAAAATCTCTAGTAGTCAAAGTCACAGATGAAAATGACAACCCTCCCCACTTCCTCAAGCCACACTATCAAGAGATGGTGATGGAAAACAACCTCCCGGGCTCATGTCTGCTCGCAGTATCAGCAGAAGACCCGGACCTGGGGATGAATGGCACCGTTTCATACTCCATAGTCCCCGGTGAGATTAAGCACATGGATGTAAACACATATGTCAGCATAAACCCATCAGGCCGCATTTACTCCATGAGATCATTCGATCATGAATACACCAGGACTTTTGATTTCAAAGTTTTGGCCAGAGACAATGGCAATCCCTCTTTATCAAGTAACGCGACTGTGCGTATTGTCGTTTTGGATGTCAACGACAACACACCTGTTATGACAAACCCTCCTCTTGTTAATGGCACCGCAGAGGTTTCCATCCCCAGAAACGCTGGGTTGGGTTACATGGTGACCCAGGTGAAAGCAGACGATTATGACGAGGGGGAGAACGGGCGGCTGACTTACACCATCTCAGAGGGGGACAGGCCTTTCTTTGAAATCGACCAGGTGAACGGTGAGGTGCGCTCCACGAGGATGTTTGGAGAAAACGCCAAATCCACCTATGAGATCACAGTGGTGGCCAGAGACCACGGCAAGCCCTCCTTGTCCGCCTCGGCCTACATTGTGGTGTACCTGTCCCCAGACCTGAACGCGCAGGAGTCTATTGGACCTGTCAACCTTtccctcatcttcatcatcgcCCTGGGCTCTATCGCAGCTATCCTGTTTGTCACCATGATTTTTGTGGCAGTCAAATGCAAGAGGGACAACAAGGAGATCCGGACGTATAACTGCAGGTACTGACTAaatctcgtgtgtgtgtgtgtgtgtgtgtgtgtgtgtgtgtgtgtgtgtgtgtgtgtgtgtgtgtgtgtgtgtgtgtgtgtgtgtgtgtgtgtgtgttcatttgagagagagaggagagcgcGTGCACCTGTGCGTGTCAGTGTATTGTTGCTTTTGTCATGCAGCATGTAGTAGGGGCCCGATTGTGAGGACTGCAGATGTTTCCACAGCTGCAACTGAGGTAGACGATAAACCTGACTGCTCTAAATCAGACTCGTTCTGCTGAGGCCCACTGTTCCGTGGTACGGAAACGTGATTGATTGGTTTAATCCTTCCATTGTAACCAATTGACTCATAAATATGACGGTTCAACTGTCATGTTCAATTTGCGGGCGTGTTGCCGGACAATTAACGTCCCGCTGGTTCAATAGCAGTACcagacatttattatttaacgTCCACCATGGCTGATTGGCTGTTATCAactttaatctactgtgattatGGACAGTCCTCTAGGATCATGCAGATGTAACTCTTTTTACTTCTGTACTCAAAAATATTAGAAGCaactacaaaaacacaagataaaaatgtttagaaaataataataataataataataataacataatatgtAAATTATAGTttagatatagatataaaaacatgtaagtAACATTATTAACCAATTTCCTTGAAGTAACAGATTATTAATTTTGCAATATCTTGCATATAACATTCTGTTTTGTTCATCAATCTAAACATCAGCTCTGGCTTTGATTTCCCTGTCCCATATTACCACTATAAATTTACATATAGATTGGATTTGAGACTTTAACCTGAAGCTATAATCATATTTTGCTCCAAACATAATTTTGATGATTTGAAGTTAAGTTAGGCAATTTTTTCAAGCATGTAGTCataaaaaatattctaaaaCAACTAATATtggtcatttttttctcaatgtATATGAGAAGttcagatttatttattgtttaattctTGTGTATTGTTTGGTTGAAATGATCACAacctttaagtgtttttttaatatttagctAATTATAGAGCTTGGATATTGAAATTAATTCCTGTGCTTTTTTCTAGTGGCTCTGAAGAGGATTCAGCCACAAATCTACACCAGTTTAAATAAAGGCCTTACTTCTAGATTAACAAGCAGAACACGCATCTCTTTTCAGTATATGAACAGTTAAACTGCTATACATTTGTTGTGTAAATCAAGTCTGATTCGATGTAGAGTGAATACCAGTGTGTTGGCATCTTTATCGACACAGCTACTTCCCGCAATGTCATATTTTTGATGTAAGTTATACATTTTGTTCAAAGAGGAAACGACGATACACAACaacaaattcaaaattcaaaactGCTCTCAGTACTTTACTCTCCTAGTGTGAGCCACTCTCCCTGCTGTGTACTTTAATCAGCACTGATGTGCTGTGCTTCTCAGTCACCACCTCGAAGATGAGGAGCAGTTATCTCCAATTTATTGCTTGTCTTCTGTCAGTTTGTCTGACTCTAAAGATTTCCCCTCCCAGATTTCAATATGGGCACGAAGTAGAGAGacaacatgttaaaatgataaatgaaaaaGAGATGGAGCATTTTCTACCCTTGCAGCTGCCCATTTCCTTTCCTCTGAATCAAGGGGGAGCAGAATGGGGGCGGGAGCTGTTTTCAAGATGCAATCTGAAGGAAAAATGAAGAAGACAAACTACAATAGTGCTTCTTAGCCTGTGTGATTTTAGAAGCGACAGAGGATTAGAGCTGCATTTTAGTTAGGAGCAGAGGCCAGTTGGTGCTTGTACAGCAGAGACGTTCCAGGCAAGACAAGAGACAGTAACAGACATAATCCAGATATTGCAATTTCATGTGTAACTATAGTTTTGTTGTGGGCTTTAATGGGAAATAAACCATATGCTCCATGCTCTGAGGATAAAAATGGCCTCTCTCACAGTTTGAAATAATgcagatggtaaaaaaaaaaacatcacaaattacATAGAATATGTCTAGCAAAGTTTCTAGTCATCACTACAGAGTACATAGCATCTGTTCTCCCGTGGAAAACTGCAAGGCTGTGCGAAGGATGGATATTTCCCCCCGTCTGAGGATCCTTTGATAAAACATAGCTGTGTTGCTCATTTGCTCTTATTAAAGTCAAAATCCACGGTTCAAGTTTGCAGCAGCCACTGAGAGCAGCTAAATGAATTTGAATCTGCAGTTCTCCTGCACTCCATATTGCTAGTGGGCTCTCTtgataatgaaagaaaaaatggaaTTACTGTGGGTTGTGTGCTTTGAATATGTCTGCATATACCGGTAGTGCTGCTCAgtaccagtgtgtgtttttttgctttgcttaTGTGGTTTTGGCATGTTTGCATATTGTCTGCCTGTTTGTGACATGTTGATTGTTGAGCatgcaaatgcaaacacaaacaaacaagggaTGACAGCTCCATTGCAGGCCAGGAGTGGGAAGTCACTTAAGTGTGCTGATCCACCCCTGGACACATGCAATGGGACTGTCTGGCACCCATGGTCAAACAGCGCCCTAGATGGCATGGCGGGAGAGCTTTTGGACCGTGTGGACAGGGGAGAGAAAGACGGAACACTGCTTTATTGAGTCTGTTCAGTTTCTTCTACTTGCGCAGGGTGGCGGAGTACTCATATGGCAGCCAGAAGAAGTccagcaagaagaagaagctgagcAAGAACGACATCCGCCTGGTGCCACGTGACGTCGAGGAGACAGACAAGAT
This window harbors:
- the pcdh19 gene encoding protocadherin-19 yields the protein MQTKQMELIQLIAVFLLFWVGVEAVINLKYGINEEMKPGSVIGNVTKDALKQGFQIAPQPPYLRVISNSEPRWVELSPAGILTTQMKIDRDVVCRQNPKCIISLEVMSNSMEICVIKVEIEDLNDNAPRFPTSHIDIEISENASPGTRFPLEGASDPDSGIFGVQSYSITPNELFGLEIKTRGDGSKIAELVVQKSLDRETQSHYTYEISAEDGGDPPKIGAVQLNIKVIDSNDNNPVFDEPVYTVNVMENSPINTLVIDLNATDPDEGTNGEVVYSFNSYVTEKTRDAFKIDPRTGIITVNGVLDYETAQIYEIDVQAKDLGPNSIPAHCKVTVNVMDTNDNPPVISLLSLNTEMVEVSENAQRGYVIALVRVSDKDSGANGKVQCRLQGNVPFRLQEYESFSTILVDGRLDREQKDTYNLTIQAEDSGIPPLRATKSLVVKVTDENDNPPHFLKPHYQEMVMENNLPGSCLLAVSAEDPDLGMNGTVSYSIVPGEIKHMDVNTYVSINPSGRIYSMRSFDHEYTRTFDFKVLARDNGNPSLSSNATVRIVVLDVNDNTPVMTNPPLVNGTAEVSIPRNAGLGYMVTQVKADDYDEGENGRLTYTISEGDRPFFEIDQVNGEVRSTRMFGENAKSTYEITVVARDHGKPSLSASAYIVVYLSPDLNAQESIGPVNLSLIFIIALGSIAAILFVTMIFVAVKCKRDNKEIRTYNCRVAEYSYGSQKKSSKKKKLSKNDIRLVPRDVEETDKMNVVSCSSLTSSLNYFDYHQQSLPLGCRRSESTFLNVENQNSRNAAPNHGYQHPFTGQAHQQPDLIINGMPLPETENYSIDSSYVNSRAHLIKSTSTFKDLEGNSLKDSGHEESDQTDSEHDVQRGHYVDTAVNDVLNMTVPPNVCQLPDQDPSEGFHCQDECRILGHSDRCWMPRVSIPARAKSPEHARNVIALSIEATTVDVPHYEDGTTKRTFATFGKDGPEDVERGEIKGKRTQESQVCSPKANGGAVREAGNGREAASPITSPVHLKSPMSKPSSAYNTLKCRDAERIANHSLLRQPEGKDSEPAVREINTLLHDGRDKESPSSKRLKDIVL